Proteins co-encoded in one Deltaproteobacteria bacterium genomic window:
- a CDS encoding zinc ribbon domain-containing protein, with amino-acid sequence MPIYEYQCRKCNGTTEKLQGIHDAPLKRCPSCGGKLEKKISAGAFVLKGAGFYANDYPGSKSHDGGNGKAPKKPASCPASGGDASPACAGCPKAE; translated from the coding sequence GTGCCGATCTACGAGTATCAGTGCCGCAAGTGCAACGGAACCACCGAGAAGCTTCAGGGAATACACGACGCTCCCCTGAAGCGATGCCCGTCATGCGGCGGGAAACTGGAAAAGAAAATTTCCGCGGGCGCGTTCGTGCTGAAGGGAGCGGGTTTTTACGCCAACGACTACCCCGGCAGCAAGTCGCACGACGGGGGTAACGGGAAGGCGCCGAAGAAACCGGCATCCTGTCCCGCCTCCGGCGGGGATGCTTCACCTGCCTGCGCCGGCTGCCCGAAAGCCGAATAA
- a CDS encoding TonB family protein, protein MPENRTIAICIALSFLAHLTALFLASFVPWTARKGESVMVVDIADLPRAQDFLPPKAGIMEGAPPKPAEKRAPPPPRARGREPVPPRMMKGRVPDLPVNPALPAEESFANVRPKDTPAGQPGKEASQQPARSAGKSAQGGTGSAGKPLRDLNPSLGATVLAMAKKDGPGSGSGPGNAVGTRGKAGDKGGIVEEGGGGARLTALNAPEIQYISYFAGIKRKIELVWGYPAGANGIEGDVIIDFVIARNGKLMSATMIRSSGNRALDEEAIGAIRKGAPYSPIPSDYNISNLQIRAHFEYTVTHTRILR, encoded by the coding sequence ATGCCTGAGAACAGGACGATAGCGATATGCATCGCGCTGTCTTTCCTGGCGCACCTGACGGCTCTGTTCCTCGCCTCTTTCGTTCCGTGGACCGCCCGAAAGGGCGAAAGCGTGATGGTGGTGGACATCGCCGATCTTCCGCGGGCGCAGGATTTTCTTCCTCCGAAAGCGGGGATCATGGAGGGAGCCCCGCCGAAGCCGGCGGAAAAGCGCGCGCCGCCCCCCCCGAGGGCAAGGGGGAGAGAGCCGGTTCCACCCCGGATGATGAAGGGACGAGTGCCGGACCTGCCGGTCAATCCCGCCCTTCCCGCCGAGGAAAGCTTCGCGAATGTGCGCCCGAAGGATACTCCCGCCGGCCAGCCGGGGAAGGAAGCCTCGCAACAGCCGGCGCGCTCCGCCGGTAAATCCGCCCAGGGCGGAACCGGGAGCGCGGGGAAACCGCTCAGGGACCTGAACCCTTCGCTGGGAGCGACGGTCCTGGCGATGGCAAAAAAAGACGGCCCTGGAAGCGGCTCCGGCCCGGGGAACGCGGTGGGAACCAGGGGAAAGGCCGGCGACAAGGGAGGGATCGTCGAGGAAGGCGGCGGGGGCGCGAGACTCACCGCCCTGAACGCCCCCGAAATCCAGTACATATCGTACTTCGCCGGCATCAAGCGGAAGATCGAGTTGGTATGGGGCTACCCCGCGGGCGCCAACGGCATCGAAGGAGACGTCATCATCGATTTCGTCATCGCAAGGAACGGCAAGCTGATGTCGGCCACAATGATCCGGAGTTCGGGGAATCGGGCGCTGGACGAAGAGGCCATAGGGGCGATCCGGAAAGGAGCCCCGTATTCACCGATCCCGTCGGATTACAACATATCGAACCTTCAGATCCGCGCCCACTTCGAATACACCGTGACGCACACCCGCATCCTGCGGTGA
- a CDS encoding PilZ domain-containing protein, whose translation MTKGFFSRERRRKERRKRMATVIFTVQSGKEPSRVSSPVTGTVRDLSPLGMSVLTPKIAPDGIHVMYDTLMTTRNRIDATVFVEGDPPVRVSGKVVWFRGSEEPGGAYIFGMQFDKSNEEFEDGLSLR comes from the coding sequence ATGACGAAGGGATTCTTTTCCAGGGAACGAAGGCGAAAGGAGAGGCGCAAGCGGATGGCCACTGTTATATTCACGGTACAGAGCGGGAAGGAGCCTTCCAGGGTATCGTCGCCCGTAACCGGTACCGTCCGGGATCTGTCGCCGCTCGGCATGTCGGTCTTGACGCCGAAGATCGCCCCGGACGGCATCCACGTCATGTACGACACCCTTATGACGACGCGCAACCGGATAGACGCGACGGTATTCGTCGAAGGGGACCCGCCGGTGAGGGTTTCGGGAAAGGTCGTCTGGTTCCGCGGGTCGGAGGAGCCGGGAGGAGCGTACATCTTCGGCATGCAGTTCGATAAATCCAACGAGGAGTTCGAGGACGGCCTGAGCCTCCGATAG
- the gcvH gene encoding glycine cleavage system protein GcvH — protein MNQGVPTDRLYARTHVWARREGADLVRVGLTHVPGSYLGDAVYVELPPPGTEIASGEPIGLVESSSAVCEVVSPVSGSVVEINPVAEQSPETITADPYGGGWLLVVRPADSAGTDSLLSPEAYDNIAGE, from the coding sequence CTGAACCAGGGCGTTCCGACGGATCGGCTGTATGCGCGGACCCACGTCTGGGCTCGCCGGGAAGGGGCGGACCTGGTGCGCGTGGGCCTGACGCATGTGCCGGGTAGTTATCTCGGCGATGCGGTGTACGTCGAGCTTCCCCCGCCCGGAACGGAGATTGCCTCCGGCGAGCCTATCGGGCTTGTCGAATCGTCTTCGGCAGTGTGCGAAGTCGTGAGCCCCGTTTCCGGCTCCGTGGTCGAAATCAATCCCGTTGCGGAGCAATCCCCCGAAACGATCACCGCGGACCCTTACGGCGGAGGTTGGCTGCTTGTCGTCCGGCCGGCGGACTCCGCCGGGACGGACTCCCTTCTCTCCCCGGAGGCTTACGACAATATCGCGGGCGAGTGA
- a CDS encoding universal stress protein, whose amino-acid sequence MFSKILLPADFSDCSAEAAKVARLLAERFGSRITVLHILDEPAALDPMFRGDVPLELLRGRMESYAKESMDAFTAAHFSGFANFDTMLAVGIPYREIIRKARECGAGLIVIGTHGRTGVEHVIFGSTAEKVVRNSHCPVLTVRMGGKEFIQP is encoded by the coding sequence ATGTTCTCGAAGATCCTTCTTCCCGCCGATTTTTCCGATTGCTCCGCCGAGGCCGCGAAGGTCGCGAGGCTCCTTGCGGAGCGTTTCGGCTCACGGATCACCGTGCTCCATATCCTCGACGAGCCCGCCGCCCTGGATCCCATGTTCCGCGGGGACGTCCCGCTGGAGCTGCTCCGCGGCCGCATGGAGTCGTACGCGAAGGAAAGCATGGACGCGTTCACGGCCGCGCACTTTTCCGGGTTCGCGAACTTTGATACGATGCTGGCCGTCGGAATCCCTTATCGCGAAATCATACGGAAGGCGCGGGAATGCGGCGCCGGCCTGATAGTGATCGGCACGCATGGACGCACGGGCGTGGAGCACGTCATCTTCGGCAGCACCGCCGAGAAGGTGGTTCGCAACTCCCACTGCCCCGTCCTTACCGTCCGCATGGGGGGAAAGGAATTCATTCAGCCGTAA
- the folD gene encoding bifunctional methylenetetrahydrofolate dehydrogenase/methenyltetrahydrofolate cyclohydrolase FolD, whose translation MSAQLIDGKAIAAAVRAEVKEKAAEFSARTGILPCLATVLVGEDPASRVYVRNKGKACIEAGMLSRQIDLPATTPEKELLDLVARLNADGSVHGILVQLPLPDGIEESRVIEAISPDKDVDGLHPVNAGRLLSGRPGLIPCTPYGVLRMLDHEKVDLKGKHAVVVGRSILVGKPVAFLLLARHATVTMCHSRTQDLPSVVRSADVVVAAVGKAGMVRGSWIKPGAVVIDVGINRLPDGKLTGDVAFDEAREIAGKITPVPGGVGPMTIAMLLCNTLEAARLQAARSRT comes from the coding sequence ATGTCCGCTCAACTGATAGACGGAAAAGCCATCGCGGCGGCGGTCCGCGCCGAGGTCAAGGAGAAGGCGGCGGAGTTCTCCGCCCGCACCGGCATCCTCCCCTGCCTGGCAACGGTGCTCGTCGGGGAGGATCCGGCCTCGCGCGTCTACGTCCGGAACAAGGGGAAAGCGTGCATCGAAGCGGGGATGCTCTCACGGCAGATCGACCTGCCCGCGACCACGCCGGAGAAGGAGCTGCTGGATCTCGTGGCGCGGCTCAACGCGGACGGCTCCGTCCACGGGATCCTCGTCCAGCTCCCGCTTCCGGACGGGATCGAGGAGAGCAGGGTGATCGAAGCCATCTCCCCCGACAAGGATGTGGACGGGCTGCACCCCGTGAACGCGGGGCGCCTTCTCTCCGGGCGACCGGGGTTGATCCCCTGCACTCCGTACGGAGTCCTCAGGATGCTCGATCACGAGAAGGTCGACCTTAAGGGCAAGCATGCAGTCGTCGTCGGTCGCAGCATACTCGTCGGCAAGCCCGTAGCGTTCCTGCTGCTCGCCCGCCACGCCACGGTGACGATGTGCCATTCGCGCACGCAGGATCTGCCGTCCGTGGTGCGTTCGGCCGATGTCGTCGTTGCCGCGGTGGGGAAGGCCGGTATGGTCCGCGGCTCCTGGATCAAGCCGGGGGCGGTCGTGATCGACGTGGGGATCAACCGGCTTCCCGACGGAAAGCTGACCGGTGATGTGGCGTTCGATGAGGCAAGGGAGATAGCGGGGAAGATCACTCCCGTTCCCGGCGGTGTCGGCCCGATGACCATCGCCATGCTCCTTTGCAACACGCTGGAGGCCGCCCGGCTCCAGGCGGCGCGGAGCCGCACCTGA
- a CDS encoding amidohydrolase, whose translation MKAIDIHAHPSTQPWYDSMRPYFEALEAYYKTPFRVRKDEEMADEFRRADVGAMVIAWDAETSTKLPVTTNDYTASLRDRFPDAIVGAWASVDPWKGEDAVRELTRAVRDLNMVGVKFQGVAQAFFPNDRRFYPLYEKCVELSVPVQFHTGTTGLGAGTPGGMGLKLKYTQPIHLDDVAADFPGLTVIACHPSWPWQSEMIAILLHKANVYMETSGWSPKYFTPELKKEISGRLQDKIMFGSDYPVLTHERLFRDWDAEKYPSSVIEKIFLSNARRILRLP comes from the coding sequence TTGAAAGCGATCGACATCCACGCACATCCGAGCACGCAGCCATGGTACGACTCGATGCGTCCGTACTTCGAGGCCCTCGAGGCGTACTACAAGACGCCGTTCCGGGTTCGCAAGGACGAGGAGATGGCGGATGAATTCAGGCGTGCGGACGTCGGCGCGATGGTCATCGCATGGGACGCCGAAACAAGCACGAAGCTTCCGGTGACCACCAACGATTACACGGCGTCGCTCCGGGACCGGTTTCCCGATGCGATCGTCGGTGCATGGGCATCCGTGGACCCCTGGAAGGGGGAAGATGCGGTGCGGGAGCTTACGAGAGCGGTCAGGGACCTGAATATGGTAGGCGTGAAGTTCCAGGGAGTGGCGCAGGCGTTCTTTCCCAACGACCGCAGGTTCTACCCGCTCTACGAGAAGTGCGTCGAGTTGTCCGTCCCCGTCCAGTTTCACACGGGCACGACAGGGCTGGGGGCAGGCACTCCGGGCGGGATGGGCCTGAAGCTCAAATACACCCAACCGATCCATCTTGACGACGTGGCCGCGGATTTTCCCGGCCTGACCGTAATCGCCTGCCATCCCTCGTGGCCCTGGCAAAGCGAAATGATCGCGATCCTGCTGCACAAGGCGAACGTTTACATGGAAACCTCGGGGTGGTCCCCGAAATATTTCACCCCGGAGCTTAAAAAAGAGATTTCGGGCCGGCTTCAGGACAAAATCATGTTCGGCTCCGATTACCCCGTGCTCACTCATGAACGGCTGTTCCGTGACTGGGATGCCGAGAAATATCCCTCATCCGTTATCGAGAAGATCTTCCTTTCGAACGCGCGCCGGATCCTGCGGCTCCCTTGA
- a CDS encoding HU family DNA-binding protein: MTKADLVASMAEAADVSKAVAEKALNGFITAIGKALKKGDKIALTGFGTFSVSNRKARLGRNPQTGEQIKIKAAKVPKFSAGKSLKEAVGGKKK; this comes from the coding sequence ATGACGAAGGCGGATCTGGTTGCTTCCATGGCTGAGGCGGCGGACGTCAGCAAGGCGGTGGCGGAGAAAGCGCTCAACGGATTCATCACCGCGATTGGCAAGGCGTTGAAGAAGGGCGACAAGATCGCCCTGACGGGGTTCGGCACGTTCAGCGTTAGCAACCGGAAAGCCCGTCTGGGCCGCAACCCGCAGACCGGCGAGCAGATCAAGATCAAGGCGGCGAAGGTTCCCAAGTTCTCGGCCGGCAAATCCCTTAAGGAAGCGGTCGGCGGCAAGAAGAAATAA
- a CDS encoding 2,3-bisphosphoglycerate-independent phosphoglycerate mutase yields the protein MAKRRFVALIVLDGWGYREETEANAIALADTPFYDRLWSDFPHTLIEASGERVGLPAGQMGNSEVGHLNIGAGRVVYQDIVRITKSIRTGEFFRAQAFCRAMDSARENGKALHLVGLLSDGGVHSLHTHLYALLEMAKKRGLPRVYVHAILDGRDTPPTSGIHHLQNLIGTMKEIGAGEVATVGGRYYAMDRDNRWDRVERAFKAMVRGEGKDMADPVAAVSGSYAAGKTDEFMEPAVIVRDGRPFGRISPGDSVIFFNFRADRTRELTRALMMDSFDRFPRPERLGLSYASMTVYDETFGFPTAFAPQTLENILASVFAANGVRNLRISETEKYAHVTYFFNGGEEKVFPGETRVLIPSPSVSTYDLQPEMSSHEVGARAEAEIASGNHDSMILNFANGDMVGHTGILSAAIKAVEAVDMNLRRVVEKIWERGGVALITSDHGNAELMVDPETGEPHTAHTTNPVPLIYADPSGKDTLLKEDRALEDLAPTILRLMDITPPPEMTGEDVRKR from the coding sequence ATGGCGAAACGCAGGTTCGTCGCACTGATCGTTCTTGACGGCTGGGGCTATCGCGAGGAAACCGAGGCCAACGCGATCGCCTTGGCCGACACCCCGTTCTACGACCGGTTGTGGTCCGATTTTCCCCACACGCTCATCGAGGCGTCGGGGGAACGCGTCGGGCTGCCTGCCGGGCAGATGGGCAACTCCGAGGTCGGGCACCTGAACATCGGCGCCGGCCGTGTGGTCTACCAGGACATCGTCCGCATAACGAAATCCATCCGTACGGGGGAATTTTTCCGCGCCCAGGCTTTCTGCCGGGCGATGGACTCTGCCAGGGAGAATGGCAAGGCCCTGCACCTTGTCGGGCTGCTTTCCGACGGCGGCGTCCATTCGCTTCACACGCACTTGTACGCGCTCCTCGAAATGGCGAAGAAGCGAGGTCTTCCACGCGTGTACGTCCACGCGATCCTGGACGGGAGGGACACCCCCCCGACCAGCGGCATCCATCACCTGCAAAACCTCATCGGAACGATGAAGGAAATCGGCGCCGGCGAGGTTGCGACGGTCGGCGGCAGGTATTACGCCATGGATCGGGACAACCGTTGGGACCGCGTGGAACGCGCCTTCAAGGCCATGGTGCGCGGGGAGGGCAAGGATATGGCGGACCCCGTCGCCGCCGTATCCGGTTCCTATGCGGCCGGCAAGACCGACGAGTTCATGGAGCCGGCCGTGATCGTGCGGGACGGCCGTCCCTTTGGGCGGATATCGCCCGGCGACTCCGTAATCTTTTTCAACTTCCGCGCCGACCGCACAAGGGAACTGACCCGCGCGCTCATGATGGATTCGTTCGACCGGTTCCCGCGGCCGGAACGCCTGGGCCTTTCCTACGCGAGCATGACCGTTTACGACGAGACGTTCGGCTTCCCGACGGCGTTCGCGCCCCAGACGCTCGAAAACATCCTGGCCTCGGTGTTCGCCGCCAACGGCGTAAGGAATTTGCGCATCTCCGAGACGGAAAAGTACGCGCACGTGACATACTTCTTCAACGGCGGGGAGGAGAAGGTGTTCCCGGGCGAAACGCGGGTTCTCATTCCGTCTCCCTCGGTCTCCACCTACGACCTTCAGCCGGAGATGAGCTCACACGAAGTGGGCGCGCGGGCGGAGGCGGAGATCGCATCGGGGAACCACGATTCGATGATCCTGAACTTCGCCAACGGCGACATGGTGGGTCACACGGGAATCCTTTCCGCCGCGATCAAGGCGGTCGAAGCCGTGGACATGAACCTGCGCCGCGTCGTCGAGAAGATATGGGAGCGCGGGGGCGTCGCCCTCATCACATCCGACCACGGGAACGCCGAGCTGATGGTCGACCCGGAAACCGGCGAGCCGCACACTGCGCACACGACGAACCCTGTGCCGCTTATCTACGCGGATCCCTCGGGAAAGGACACCTTGCTCAAGGAGGACAGGGCTCTTGAGGACCTGGCCCCCACGATTCTCCGGCTGATGGACATCACCCCTCCCCCGGAGATGACCGGGGAAGACGTCCGGAAGCGGTAA
- the tig gene encoding trigger factor → MKTSVETVSGVEKRVRVVIPADEVGRKMEEGYAEVRKAVPVRGFRKGKAPMSMVKRLFKEHVEGEVAERLIKDSIHEAVKENDLRVLSTPDFDGGKLKEGEEFAFTVTFEVMPEVAAADYKGLPVTKEKVEITDAKVDAALSGLRESFASYHTVEERGAAEGDLLEVNISSSAGGDAIDSGESSSLILGGGMPFGKNFEDALAGAKAGDRKTIEVEYPEEAPNKKYAGKKVTFDVTVNAIREKKLPEFDEEFAKNFTDVKDLNDLRSRMAERLRAEGDERSRRNAEEHIRNGLLEKNTFDVPHSLVDRQIVLMIEDTAKRMASQGIDLKKVNMDFDKMRERFAPGAERIVRVSLLLEAVARQESIDVPYSDIEAEMKAMAEAAQMSFEKVREIYGDEERLDALRTQLLERKTMAFLLENATVKEEVASE, encoded by the coding sequence ATGAAGACGAGCGTCGAAACGGTCAGCGGAGTGGAGAAGCGTGTCCGTGTGGTGATCCCGGCGGACGAGGTCGGCCGCAAAATGGAGGAAGGGTACGCGGAGGTCCGCAAAGCCGTCCCGGTCCGGGGATTCCGCAAGGGGAAGGCCCCGATGTCCATGGTGAAACGGCTCTTCAAGGAGCACGTCGAAGGCGAGGTCGCCGAACGGCTTATCAAGGATTCGATCCACGAGGCAGTGAAGGAGAACGATCTGCGGGTGCTTTCCACTCCCGATTTCGACGGCGGAAAGCTCAAGGAAGGCGAGGAGTTCGCGTTTACCGTGACCTTCGAGGTGATGCCGGAGGTCGCCGCGGCGGACTATAAAGGATTGCCGGTGACGAAGGAAAAGGTCGAGATAACGGATGCAAAGGTAGACGCGGCGCTTTCCGGCCTGCGTGAATCGTTCGCGAGTTACCATACAGTGGAAGAACGCGGGGCGGCGGAAGGGGACCTTCTCGAGGTGAATATTTCCTCGTCGGCGGGCGGTGATGCGATCGACAGCGGCGAATCTTCCAGCCTTATCCTTGGAGGTGGAATGCCGTTCGGCAAGAATTTCGAGGATGCGCTTGCGGGAGCGAAAGCGGGCGATCGAAAGACGATCGAGGTCGAGTATCCCGAAGAAGCGCCCAACAAGAAGTATGCCGGCAAGAAGGTTACCTTCGACGTTACGGTGAACGCGATCAGGGAAAAGAAGCTGCCGGAGTTTGATGAGGAATTCGCAAAGAATTTCACTGATGTAAAGGATTTGAACGACCTTCGTTCCAGGATGGCGGAACGGCTTCGGGCAGAGGGAGATGAACGGTCACGCCGCAACGCCGAGGAGCATATCCGCAACGGATTGCTAGAGAAAAACACGTTCGACGTTCCCCATTCGCTGGTCGACCGTCAAATCGTGCTCATGATCGAGGACACTGCGAAACGGATGGCTTCCCAGGGGATCGACCTAAAGAAAGTGAACATGGATTTCGATAAGATGAGAGAGAGGTTCGCGCCCGGGGCCGAGCGGATCGTCCGGGTTTCCCTGCTTCTCGAAGCCGTCGCTAGGCAGGAAAGCATCGACGTCCCGTATTCCGACATCGAAGCGGAAATGAAAGCGATGGCCGAAGCCGCGCAGATGAGTTTCGAGAAGGTGAGGGAGATCTACGGCGACGAGGAACGGCTCGACGCC
- a CDS encoding rhomboid family intramembrane serine protease: MIPIRDTIPSSRTPFVNYALIVLNVSVFLYQVSLGDAVNDFLYAYAVIPYRFRHLFLSNPVEIVTPFFAMFLHGGWLHIIGNMLYLYIFGDNVEDMLGHGRFLAFYLMCGVVSFLAQILLQSNSMVPNLGASGAIAGVLGAYILLFPRARVVTLLPIFIFFTVVEIPAFVFLGIWFLIQFASGAMSLGSSSALTGGVAWWAHIGGFLAGMLLLKLMAPRGTPRRPVVL; encoded by the coding sequence ATCATCCCGATCCGAGACACGATTCCTTCCTCACGGACGCCGTTCGTCAACTACGCGCTGATCGTGCTGAACGTTTCTGTGTTTCTCTACCAGGTTTCGCTCGGCGACGCGGTGAACGACTTTCTGTACGCCTACGCGGTAATCCCCTACAGGTTCCGGCACCTGTTCCTGTCGAACCCGGTGGAAATAGTCACTCCGTTTTTCGCGATGTTCCTGCACGGAGGGTGGCTCCACATAATAGGGAACATGCTTTATCTTTACATCTTCGGCGACAACGTGGAGGACATGCTGGGGCACGGCCGTTTCCTCGCATTCTACCTTATGTGCGGGGTCGTCTCGTTCCTTGCGCAGATCCTGCTCCAGTCCAACTCGATGGTTCCCAACCTCGGCGCATCGGGCGCCATCGCGGGGGTCCTGGGCGCGTACATCCTTCTCTTCCCGCGGGCGCGCGTCGTGACGCTGCTGCCCATCTTCATTTTCTTCACCGTGGTGGAAATCCCCGCCTTCGTTTTTCTGGGCATCTGGTTCCTGATCCAGTTCGCGAGCGGCGCGATGTCGCTCGGGAGCTCCTCGGCTCTTACCGGAGGAGTGGCATGGTGGGCCCACATCGGGGGGTTCCTCGCCGGCATGTTGCTCCTCAAACTGATGGCGCCCCGGGGCACCCCGCGAAGGCCCGTCGTTCTTTGA
- the eno gene encoding phosphopyruvate hydratase, whose translation MTMIIDVHARQVLDSRGNPTVEAEVHLESGAEGRAIVPSGASTGTREAVELRDGDQKRFLGKGVLKAVQNVNKTITPKVLGLDASEQAFLDKTLIELDGTPNKGKLGANAILSVSMAAARAAAEASGLPLYQYIGGIGGRTLPVPHMNILNGGSHADNNLDIQEFMVMPVGASSFAEALRMGAETFHNLKKVLKGKGLNTNVGDEGGFAPLLKSNAEAIEVILEAIVKAGYKPGKEIGIALDSAASEFGEKGKYTFRKSDGSTKDAEGMVRFYQDLCRQYPILSIEDGFSEDDWNGWKLFTKEMGTKVQIVGDDIFVTNPKILRKGIDEKASNSVLIKLNQIGTVTETIDAVEMAKRAGWTAVVSHRSGETEDSTIADLVVGLNTGQIKTGSASRTDRMAKYNQLLRIEEELGPAARFEGRGVFYNI comes from the coding sequence ATGACGATGATCATCGACGTGCACGCAAGGCAGGTGCTTGACTCGCGGGGAAATCCCACCGTCGAGGCCGAGGTCCACCTCGAGTCCGGGGCGGAGGGGCGCGCGATCGTGCCCTCGGGGGCGTCCACGGGCACGCGGGAGGCGGTCGAGCTGCGGGACGGCGATCAGAAGCGGTTCCTCGGGAAAGGCGTCCTGAAGGCGGTCCAGAACGTCAACAAGACGATAACGCCCAAGGTGCTTGGCCTCGACGCCAGCGAGCAGGCCTTCCTCGACAAGACGCTCATAGAGCTGGACGGCACCCCTAACAAGGGGAAACTGGGCGCCAACGCCATCCTTTCCGTTTCGATGGCCGCCGCCCGCGCGGCTGCGGAAGCCAGCGGGCTGCCGCTGTACCAGTACATCGGCGGCATCGGCGGACGGACCCTTCCGGTGCCGCACATGAACATCCTCAACGGCGGTTCTCACGCTGACAACAACCTGGACATCCAGGAGTTCATGGTCATGCCGGTGGGAGCGTCCTCGTTCGCCGAAGCGCTGCGGATGGGCGCGGAGACTTTCCATAATCTCAAGAAAGTGCTCAAGGGCAAGGGCCTGAACACGAACGTGGGAGACGAAGGCGGGTTTGCGCCGCTCCTCAAGTCGAACGCCGAGGCGATCGAGGTGATCCTGGAAGCGATCGTGAAGGCCGGATACAAGCCGGGCAAGGAAATCGGTATTGCGCTCGACTCCGCCGCCTCCGAGTTCGGCGAGAAAGGGAAATACACGTTCAGGAAGTCGGACGGATCGACGAAGGACGCGGAGGGCATGGTCCGCTTCTACCAGGACCTCTGCCGTCAGTATCCGATCCTCTCCATCGAGGACGGGTTCTCCGAGGACGACTGGAACGGCTGGAAGCTCTTCACTAAGGAGATGGGGACGAAAGTCCAGATCGTCGGCGACGACATCTTCGTGACGAACCCGAAGATCCTGCGGAAGGGGATCGACGAAAAGGCGTCGAACTCCGTCCTTATCAAGCTGAACCAGATCGGAACGGTGACCGAGACGATCGATGCCGTGGAAATGGCCAAGCGCGCCGGCTGGACCGCCGTCGTCTCCCACCGCTCGGGCGAGACCGAGGACAGCACCATCGCCGATCTCGTTGTGGGCCTGAACACCGGACAGATAAAGACAGGATCGGCATCCCGCACCGACCGGATGGCGAAATACAACCAGCTTCTCCGGATCGAGGAAGAGCTCGGCCCGGCTGCGCGGTTCGAGGGAAGAGGAGTGTTCTATAATATTTGA